In Macadamia integrifolia cultivar HAES 741 chromosome 5, SCU_Mint_v3, whole genome shotgun sequence, a single window of DNA contains:
- the LOC122079881 gene encoding ankyrin repeat and SAM domain-containing protein 6-like, with translation MAELQPAEGPMNGGAAVGATVGVSSENMGPFLGSKRQRRPSVRLGDIGDQPATLSYDSYVRRTKQWRLPGENNEFKYRNPSLKDASTAAKTSKTRPLTNLVNGGDCHETLDGEDKNLSGDGNLDLLAIGNRKGKDLKARRGGGGTGGGGTKRVRSNWVSKVDDGTEGEDKFSGGDDGGEGYRDFDPEGSESPLKEQSPIQSLENMAVDLRQTSDRGHGNEREVQFPGPRRLHRARVSESRDHDAVELDGPSDTDARDWKCGTSADGNGIGERERERERERFRSRSLEDGVRMWLNGLGLGRYAPVFEIHEVDDEVLPLLTLEDLKDMGINAVGSRRKMYCAIQKLGKGFS, from the coding sequence ATGGCAGAGTTGCAGCCCGCAGAAGGTCCGATGAACGGCGGAGCAGCTGTTGGAGCAACCGTAGGAGTTTCATCGGAAAATATGGGCCCTTTTTTGGGCTCCAAGAGGCAACGTCGACCCAGCGTTCGATTAGGTGACATCGGCGACCAGCCAGCGACGCTTTCTTACGATTCGTACGTCCGGCGAACCAAGCAGTGGAGGCTTCCAGGCGAAAACAACGAGTTCAAGTATCGGAACCCCTCTCTGAAGGACGCGAGTACCGCTGCCAAGACTTCCAAGACTCGACCTCTAACCAACTTGGTTAATGGCGGTGATTGCCATGAAACCCTAGATGGTGAAGACAAGAATCTCTCCGGGGATGGCAATTTGGATTTGCTGGCGATTGGGAACCGTAAAGGGAAGGATTTGAAAGCGAGGAGAGGGGGAGGCGGGACTGGGGGAGGAGGCACGAAGAGGGTCAGATCCAATTGGGTCTCCAAGGTTGACGATGGTACGGAAGGAGAAGACAAGTTTAGCGGTGGAGATGATGGGGGCGAAGGATACAGAGATTTCGATCCGGAGGGTTCGGAAAGCCCCCTGAAAGAACAAAGCCCGATTCAGTCACTGGAAAATATGGCTGTTGATTTGCGACAAACTTCTGATAGGGGGCATGGGAATGAAAGGGAGGTGCAATTTCCCGGGCCGAGAAGACTGCATCGGGCTAGGGTTTCGGAAAGCAGAGATCATGATGCCGTCGAATTGGATGGCCCATCGGATACTGATGCTAGGGATTGGAAGTGCGGCACTAGTGCGGATGGGAACGGGATAGgcgagagggagagggagagggagagggagaggtttCGGTCTCGGTCTCTGGAAGATGGTGTGCGGATGTGGCTCAATGGATTGGGTTTAGGTCGCTATGCACCTGTCTTCGAGATTCATGAGGTGGATGATGAAGTTTTACCGCTCTTGACGCTGGAGGACCTCAAAGATATGGGGATAAATGCCGTTGGTTCTAGGAGAAAAATGTACTGTGCAATACAGAAGCTCGGAAAGGGCTTTTCTTGA
- the LOC122078152 gene encoding sialyltransferase-like protein 2 isoform X2 has protein sequence MRILQLGLAIALTSGLGATLIYIAGVSNLFDEKSSISDEDLSALLALQSGFKKCVSANGLGLQALDGRDYCQVTIQFPDDTIPKWRDPKSGELEGLSFNFNLCEAVATWERVRNSTTILTREFINALPNGWEEYAWRRINKGNLLNHCENRTLCMEKLALVLPETPPFVPRQFRRCAVVGNSGDLLKTKFGKEIDAYDAVVRENGAPVQEVPIRNPVYLMLGTSFGSAAKGTGLKALEFALSVCESVDMYGFTVDPGYKEWTRYFSESRQGHTPLHGRAYYQMMECLGLVKIHSPMRTDPNRVVKWAPSRSTLTAARIASEKQLRMAGAGSRDPLGACLITQWREGKTKKIFSLRKAAMEHQKYVKGTTMYPMEHSPGHGMLCTRDIWNVPD, from the exons ATGAGGATCTTACAGTTGGGTCTCGCAATTGCTTTGACGTCAGGTTTAGGGGCGACTCTCATCTACATTGCAGGAGTCTCGAATTTGTTTG ATGAGAAATCTAGCATATCGGATGAAGATTTGAGTGCATTGCTAGCCTTGCAGAGCGGGTTCAAGAAGTGTGTG AGTGCAAATGGCTTGGGATTACAAGCTTTGGATGGTAGAGATTATTGCCAAGTTACAATCCAGTTTCCTGATGACACTATTCCCAAGTGG AGGGATCCTAAATCAGGAGAACTTGAAGGCTTGTCATTCAATTTTAATCTCTGCGAAGCTGTTGCTACATGGGAACGG GTCAGGAATAGTACAACAATACTGACAAGGGAATTTATTAATGCTCTACCAAATGGATGGGAGGAATATGCGTGGCGTAGGATCAATAAGGGCAATCTTCT caaTCACTGTGAGAATAGGACACTATGCATGGAGAAACTTGCTTTGGTACTCCCTGAAACACCGCCATTTGTTCCAAGGCAATTCCGTCGATGTGCTGTGGTTGGCAACTCTGGAGATCTTCTGAAAACAAAGTTTGGCAAGGAGATAGATGCTTATGATGCTGTTGTCAGAGAAAATGGAGCTCCAGTCCAG GAGGTTCCAATACGCAACCCCGTATATCTCATGTTAGGTACATCTTTTGGTTCAGCTGCAAAAGGAACAGGTCTCAAGGCTCTCGAATTTGCTCTCTCCGTTTGTGAATCCGTTGATATGTATGGTTTCACAGTGGATCCGGGTTATAAAGAATG GACTAGATATTTCTCTGAGTCTCGTCAGGGGCATACTCCATTGCATGGCAGGGCATACTACCAGATGATGGAATGTTTGGGA CTTGTCAAAATCCACTCCCCGATGCGGACTGATCCTAACCGTGTAGTGAAGTGGGCACCCAGCCGTAGTACGCTAACTGCAGCAAGAATTGCATCGGAGAAACAGTTGAG gATGGCTGGGGCAGGATCAAGAGACCCACTAGGGGCATGTTTGATCACCCAGTGGCGCGAGGGAAAGACCAAGAAGATATTTAGCCTCAGAAAGGCTGCTATGGAGCATCAGAAATATGTGAAAGGAACAACCATGTACCCCATGGAACATAGTCCTGGACATGGTATGCTCTGTACAAGAGATATTTGGAATGTTCCGGACTGA
- the LOC122078152 gene encoding sialyltransferase-like protein 2 isoform X1 — protein MRILQLGLAIALTSGLGATLIYIAGVSNLFDEKSSISDEDLSALLALQSGFKKCVSANGLGLQALDGRDYCQVTIQFPDDTIPKWRDPKSGELEGLSFNFNLCEAVATWERVRNSTTILTREFINALPNGWEEYAWRRINKGNLLNHCENRTLCMEKLALVLPETPPFVPRQFRRCAVVGNSGDLLKTKFGKEIDAYDAVVRENGAPVQNYTEYVGRKSTFRLLNRGSAKALDKVAELDETGKEVLIIKTTIHDIMSKMIREVPIRNPVYLMLGTSFGSAAKGTGLKALEFALSVCESVDMYGFTVDPGYKEWTRYFSESRQGHTPLHGRAYYQMMECLGLVKIHSPMRTDPNRVVKWAPSRSTLTAARIASEKQLRMAGAGSRDPLGACLITQWREGKTKKIFSLRKAAMEHQKYVKGTTMYPMEHSPGHGMLCTRDIWNVPD, from the exons ATGAGGATCTTACAGTTGGGTCTCGCAATTGCTTTGACGTCAGGTTTAGGGGCGACTCTCATCTACATTGCAGGAGTCTCGAATTTGTTTG ATGAGAAATCTAGCATATCGGATGAAGATTTGAGTGCATTGCTAGCCTTGCAGAGCGGGTTCAAGAAGTGTGTG AGTGCAAATGGCTTGGGATTACAAGCTTTGGATGGTAGAGATTATTGCCAAGTTACAATCCAGTTTCCTGATGACACTATTCCCAAGTGG AGGGATCCTAAATCAGGAGAACTTGAAGGCTTGTCATTCAATTTTAATCTCTGCGAAGCTGTTGCTACATGGGAACGG GTCAGGAATAGTACAACAATACTGACAAGGGAATTTATTAATGCTCTACCAAATGGATGGGAGGAATATGCGTGGCGTAGGATCAATAAGGGCAATCTTCT caaTCACTGTGAGAATAGGACACTATGCATGGAGAAACTTGCTTTGGTACTCCCTGAAACACCGCCATTTGTTCCAAGGCAATTCCGTCGATGTGCTGTGGTTGGCAACTCTGGAGATCTTCTGAAAACAAAGTTTGGCAAGGAGATAGATGCTTATGATGCTGTTGTCAGAGAAAATGGAGCTCCAGTCCAG AATTATACAGAGTATGTAGGTAGGAAAAGCACATTTCGCCTTCTTAATAGGGGATCTGCCAAGGCACTTGATAAAGTTGCAGAGTTAGATG AAACTGGGAAGGAGGTCTTGATCATTAAAACCACAATTCACGACATCATGAGCAAAATGATTCGG GAGGTTCCAATACGCAACCCCGTATATCTCATGTTAGGTACATCTTTTGGTTCAGCTGCAAAAGGAACAGGTCTCAAGGCTCTCGAATTTGCTCTCTCCGTTTGTGAATCCGTTGATATGTATGGTTTCACAGTGGATCCGGGTTATAAAGAATG GACTAGATATTTCTCTGAGTCTCGTCAGGGGCATACTCCATTGCATGGCAGGGCATACTACCAGATGATGGAATGTTTGGGA CTTGTCAAAATCCACTCCCCGATGCGGACTGATCCTAACCGTGTAGTGAAGTGGGCACCCAGCCGTAGTACGCTAACTGCAGCAAGAATTGCATCGGAGAAACAGTTGAG gATGGCTGGGGCAGGATCAAGAGACCCACTAGGGGCATGTTTGATCACCCAGTGGCGCGAGGGAAAGACCAAGAAGATATTTAGCCTCAGAAAGGCTGCTATGGAGCATCAGAAATATGTGAAAGGAACAACCATGTACCCCATGGAACATAGTCCTGGACATGGTATGCTCTGTACAAGAGATATTTGGAATGTTCCGGACTGA
- the LOC122078152 gene encoding sialyltransferase-like protein 2 isoform X3, whose protein sequence is MRILQLGLAIALTSGLGATLIYIAGVSNLFDEKSSISDEDLSALLALQSGFKKCVSANGLGLQALDGRDYCQVTIQFPDDTIPKWRDPKSGELEGLSFNFNLCEAVATWERVRNSTTILTREFINALPNGWEEYAWRRINKGNLLNHCENRTLCMEKLALVLPETPPFVPRQFRRCAVVGNSGDLLKTKFGKEIDAYDAVVRENGAPVQNYTEYVGRKSTFRLLNRGSAKALDKVAELDETGKEVLIIKTTIHDIMSKMIREVPIRNPVYLMLGTSFGSAAKGTGLKALEFALSVCESVDMYGFTVDPGYKEWTRYFSESRQGHTPLHGRAYYQMMECLGLVKIHSPMRTDPNRVVKWAPSRSTLTAARIASEKQLRHPGAQFESRH, encoded by the exons ATGAGGATCTTACAGTTGGGTCTCGCAATTGCTTTGACGTCAGGTTTAGGGGCGACTCTCATCTACATTGCAGGAGTCTCGAATTTGTTTG ATGAGAAATCTAGCATATCGGATGAAGATTTGAGTGCATTGCTAGCCTTGCAGAGCGGGTTCAAGAAGTGTGTG AGTGCAAATGGCTTGGGATTACAAGCTTTGGATGGTAGAGATTATTGCCAAGTTACAATCCAGTTTCCTGATGACACTATTCCCAAGTGG AGGGATCCTAAATCAGGAGAACTTGAAGGCTTGTCATTCAATTTTAATCTCTGCGAAGCTGTTGCTACATGGGAACGG GTCAGGAATAGTACAACAATACTGACAAGGGAATTTATTAATGCTCTACCAAATGGATGGGAGGAATATGCGTGGCGTAGGATCAATAAGGGCAATCTTCT caaTCACTGTGAGAATAGGACACTATGCATGGAGAAACTTGCTTTGGTACTCCCTGAAACACCGCCATTTGTTCCAAGGCAATTCCGTCGATGTGCTGTGGTTGGCAACTCTGGAGATCTTCTGAAAACAAAGTTTGGCAAGGAGATAGATGCTTATGATGCTGTTGTCAGAGAAAATGGAGCTCCAGTCCAG AATTATACAGAGTATGTAGGTAGGAAAAGCACATTTCGCCTTCTTAATAGGGGATCTGCCAAGGCACTTGATAAAGTTGCAGAGTTAGATG AAACTGGGAAGGAGGTCTTGATCATTAAAACCACAATTCACGACATCATGAGCAAAATGATTCGG GAGGTTCCAATACGCAACCCCGTATATCTCATGTTAGGTACATCTTTTGGTTCAGCTGCAAAAGGAACAGGTCTCAAGGCTCTCGAATTTGCTCTCTCCGTTTGTGAATCCGTTGATATGTATGGTTTCACAGTGGATCCGGGTTATAAAGAATG GACTAGATATTTCTCTGAGTCTCGTCAGGGGCATACTCCATTGCATGGCAGGGCATACTACCAGATGATGGAATGTTTGGGA CTTGTCAAAATCCACTCCCCGATGCGGACTGATCCTAACCGTGTAGTGAAGTGGGCACCCAGCCGTAGTACGCTAACTGCAGCAAGAATTGCATCGGAGAAACAGTTGAG GCATCCTGGTGCACAGTTCGAGTCTCGGCACTAA
- the LOC122080408 gene encoding transcription factor bHLH137-like: MNAKNLATNSLSLSLSLSRGLYYINLGSSYLSHPTSSLTATSPVLCLSSLYYLSFSRTMEDFSDQCSSSLLHSYWFPKSPIWIPPNLSDFGDIEDSFFSCYSSHPHQNVALDVTVHEESCLENKDRIFCNVDKEPSVIEPQTCDLVTLKKTQMDKGKKGHSKDVTQGKDKKRKKCDRTNEKKDNEGSPTDYVHVRARRGQATDRHSLAERVRREKISKKMKQLQALVPGCEQINSKAFVLDSIINYVQSLQNQVETLSMKLSSVNHMSYGFEEDLAHFMKLGSLPEAATTFTTILHNYPTMDSSVCLTQLQQGQRPIVFCKDNEDLFTGDIEDQKQMLINQSSSGSNNFCYF, from the exons ATGAATGCAAAGAATCTAGcaacaaactctctctctctctctctgtctctctctagaGGTCTTTATTATATAAACCTGGGCTCGTCTTATTTGTCTCACCCCACATCTTCCTTGACTGCTACTTCTCCAGTTCTCTGTCTATCTAGTCTTTATTATCTTTCGTTCTCAAGAACAATGGAAGACTTTTCAGACCAatgctcttcttctcttctccactcCTATTGGTTTCCAAAATCTCCCATTTGGATCCCACCAAACTTATCAGACTTTGGAGACATCGAGGATAGTTTTTTCTCATGTTACTCGTCTCATCCTCATCAAAATGTTGCTCTTGATGTAACAGTTCATGAAGAAAGTTGCTTGGAAAACAAAGACAGAATTTTCTGTAATGTTGATAAAGAACCTTCAGTGATTGAGCCTCAAACTTGTGATCTAGTAACTCTGAAGAAAACCCAAATGGATAAGGGGAAGAAGGGCCACTCCAAA GATGTGACACAAGGtaaagacaagaaaagaaagaaatgtgaTCGTACGAATGAGAAGAAAGATAATGAGGGGTCCCCTACAGACTATGTTCATGTAAGAGCGAGGAGAGGGCAAGCAACAGACCGCCACAGCCTTGCAGAAAGG gtaagaagagagaaaattagtAAGAAGATGAAGCAGTTGCAAGCTCTTGTTCCTGGTTGTGAACAG ATAAACAGCAAGGCCTTTGTATTGGATTCAATAATCAACTATGTCCAGTCCCTACAGAATCAAGTTGAG ACCCTCTCTATGAAGCTTTCTTCTGTGAATCACATGTCATATGGATTTGAGGAGGACTTGGCTCATTTCATG AAACTGGGTAGTTTACCTGAAGCAGCAACTACCTTCACCACCATATTACATAACTACCCTACTATGGACAGTTCAGTTTGCTTGACACAGCTGCAACAAGGGCAGAGGCCCATTGTCTTCTGCAAG GATAATGAAGATCTATTCACTGGGGATATAGAGGACCAGAAGCAAATGCTTATAAATCAATCATCATCTGGCTCCAACAACTTCTGTTATTTctaa